Proteins encoded by one window of Pseudomonas tructae:
- a CDS encoding leucine-rich repeat domain-containing protein yields MPSPIGQTNPPTAYTNSLENDTRSIKQQILRDRLQVLPSTPAMKLEALIGFLQADADCKSDLNRPLAKRVLDSMSDRPDEPWCQGLLVELVAMNGGPALSSSRYCLSVIDPTSSSWSSTPARSDTQAALIIDIEEGLLSCNMTHDIHLRLMGEELAQATTSIWYSINDVNPLQVLLQVAEHLQDLTEWAGASEQRAKVARTIISCMPGLAKDSGGKTQLLDLRNLDLQSADLRDFPRLRSPLTHIQILDLGENRLDQYPYALLTNLAQLHTLGAPDNDLPTLPTELPVQNLSRLNLRDNNIRLDEASQAWLSTAKGLTWMDLSDNTLGRTPDLHGLSKLVTFDLSTCSLNSLPGGLESLQHLKQAYIRDNRIQTLPDWSRTLPSATANAIDVSGNPLGTEALESVRACYDACLTDLMLAPNATQDQPFTQAQQQILTELRKPGSMMLFRALQSWSETIDASITPKSFNRRTDAVLQWLQTLNSPDRERAMAQQCFEKLEQHMCIAQIYQQPQPPTVTQRLFELTLASVHKQILDSLIDQRIDSDALPVLRLYIHSKVVERTGLSWPGAPLPGETCKISSSLSQTVSERVLNELSEYLLACTPDDPETLDLLLEQESWSEHLHSLDPALTASQQALELAMEQAQSGQGAEQALLETARQLSMAFIDRQKDLTLKIYQDL; encoded by the coding sequence ATGCCCAGCCCCATCGGCCAAACAAATCCGCCTACCGCTTACACAAACTCACTGGAGAACGACACCCGCAGCATCAAACAGCAAATTTTGCGCGATCGATTGCAAGTCCTACCGTCAACACCCGCAATGAAACTGGAAGCGTTGATCGGGTTCCTTCAAGCCGACGCTGACTGCAAATCTGATTTGAATCGTCCGCTAGCCAAGCGTGTGCTGGACAGTATGTCCGATCGTCCAGATGAGCCATGGTGCCAGGGGCTTTTGGTGGAACTGGTCGCCATGAATGGCGGCCCTGCGCTGAGTTCAAGCCGATACTGCTTGTCTGTGATCGACCCCACCAGTTCCTCGTGGAGTTCAACACCAGCCCGTTCTGACACGCAGGCGGCCCTGATCATCGACATAGAAGAGGGGTTGCTGAGCTGTAACATGACGCACGACATTCATTTGAGGCTGATGGGTGAAGAGCTTGCACAGGCCACGACTAGCATCTGGTACTCCATCAACGATGTGAATCCGCTGCAGGTACTCTTGCAAGTGGCAGAACACCTGCAGGACCTGACAGAATGGGCCGGCGCTAGCGAGCAGCGCGCAAAAGTTGCAAGAACCATCATCAGTTGCATGCCCGGGCTGGCAAAAGATAGTGGGGGCAAGACTCAACTTCTAGATTTGCGCAACCTTGATCTGCAGAGCGCGGATCTTCGGGACTTTCCACGATTACGCTCGCCCCTCACCCATATCCAAATCCTGGATCTGGGGGAGAACAGGCTCGATCAATATCCGTACGCTTTGCTGACCAACCTTGCGCAACTCCATACCTTGGGAGCCCCGGACAACGATCTGCCGACCCTTCCCACAGAACTACCAGTACAGAACCTTTCACGGCTGAATCTGAGGGACAACAACATCAGGCTTGATGAGGCAAGCCAAGCCTGGTTATCCACAGCCAAAGGCCTCACATGGATGGATCTGAGCGATAACACGTTAGGCCGAACTCCTGACTTGCACGGGTTGAGCAAGCTCGTGACTTTCGACCTCTCCACCTGCAGCCTGAATAGCCTGCCTGGCGGCCTGGAGAGTCTTCAGCACCTCAAACAAGCCTATATACGAGATAACCGTATACAGACCTTGCCCGACTGGTCGAGAACGTTGCCGAGCGCAACGGCCAACGCGATTGATGTGTCGGGCAACCCTCTTGGTACCGAGGCGCTCGAATCTGTCAGGGCCTGTTATGACGCTTGCCTCACCGATCTGATGCTGGCGCCCAACGCTACCCAAGATCAACCCTTCACGCAGGCCCAACAGCAGATCCTCACCGAGTTGCGTAAGCCTGGCAGCATGATGCTATTTCGTGCCTTGCAGAGCTGGAGCGAGACAATCGACGCCTCGATCACACCCAAGTCCTTCAATCGCAGAACGGACGCCGTGCTTCAGTGGCTACAGACGCTGAACTCCCCCGACCGGGAAAGAGCAATGGCGCAACAGTGCTTTGAAAAGCTCGAGCAACACATGTGCATTGCTCAAATATACCAACAGCCTCAACCACCCACTGTGACACAACGTTTGTTTGAGCTAACGCTCGCTAGCGTCCATAAACAAATACTGGATTCCTTGATTGACCAGAGAATCGATTCAGACGCATTGCCAGTGCTGCGTCTGTACATCCATTCGAAAGTCGTTGAAAGAACAGGCCTGAGCTGGCCGGGCGCCCCGCTGCCTGGGGAAACGTGCAAAATATCAAGTAGCTTAAGCCAGACCGTGAGCGAGCGAGTGTTGAACGAACTGTCGGAATACTTACTGGCGTGCACCCCTGATGATCCAGAAACCCTTGATTTGCTGCTGGAGCAGGAATCATGGTCGGAACACTTGCACAGCCTCGACCCAGCACTCACTGCCTCGCAACAAGCACTCGAACTTGCCATGGAACAAGCCCAGTCCGGGCAGGGGGCTGAACAGGCGCTATTGGAAACGGCCAGGCAACTATCGATGGCCTTTATCGACCGCCAGAAGGACCTGACCTTGAAGATTTATCAGGACTTGTGA
- a CDS encoding inhibitor of vertebrate lysozyme family protein, with protein sequence MSTTLGRALVVALMMGGSAVAMAANDGQVRANQILGSDPEYRETWQDVVKNEERLPEWVLNLSGTAEQQMSAVEEDGDKYLVGPLCESEQKCLNKRLIVAFSWDKDEAYGMLIEVPEGLPSDKSPTRHADYRWLGKPDEGMQALLKEQLKRDPNWY encoded by the coding sequence ATGAGCACAACGCTAGGCAGAGCCCTGGTTGTCGCCCTGATGATGGGCGGCAGCGCAGTGGCAATGGCGGCCAATGACGGCCAGGTCCGGGCCAACCAGATTCTTGGCTCGGACCCTGAATACCGGGAAACCTGGCAGGACGTGGTGAAAAACGAGGAGCGCTTGCCTGAATGGGTCCTCAACCTGAGTGGGACTGCCGAGCAACAGATGTCGGCGGTTGAGGAGGATGGCGACAAGTATCTGGTCGGGCCGCTGTGCGAGTCTGAGCAGAAATGCCTGAACAAGCGTCTGATCGTTGCTTTCAGTTGGGATAAGGACGAAGCCTACGGGATGTTGATCGAAGTGCCCGAAGGTCTGCCGTCCGATAAGTCGCCCACACGCCACGCCGACTACCGCTGGCTGGGCAAGCCGGACGAAGGCATGCAAGCACTGCTCAAAGAGCAACTCAAGCGTGATCCAAACTGGTACTGA
- a CDS encoding DUF1328 domain-containing protein, whose product MLSWAITFLIIAIVAAVLGFGGIAGAATGIAKILFIIFLVLFVVSFFFGRRGRG is encoded by the coding sequence ATGTTGAGTTGGGCCATCACCTTCCTGATTATCGCCATTGTTGCTGCCGTGCTGGGCTTCGGTGGTATCGCCGGCGCCGCTACCGGTATCGCGAAGATTCTGTTCATCATCTTCCTGGTGCTATTTGTGGTGTCCTTCTTCTTCGGTCGCCGCGGTAGGGGTTGA
- the gltP gene encoding glutamate/aspartate:proton symporter GltP, producing MKKAKLSLAWQILIGLVLGIAIGALLNHFSAEKAWWISNVLQPAGDIFIRLIKMIVIPIVISSLIVGIAGVGDAKKLGSIGLKTIIYFEVVTTIAIVVGLVLANLFHPGAGIDMSTLGTVDISKYQATAAEVQHEHAFIETILNLIPSNIFAALMRGEMLPIIFFSVLFGLGLSSLQADIRDPLVKTFQGVSEAMFKVTHMIMNYAPIGVFALIAVTVANFGFASLLPLAKLVLLVYFAIAFFAFMVLGLIARLFGFSVIKLMRIFKDELVLAYSTASSETVLPRVIEKMEAYGAPKAICSFVVPTGYSFNLDGSTLYQSIAAIFIAQLYGIDLSWSQQLLLVLTLMVTSKGIAGVPGVSFVVLLATLGSVGIPLEGLAFIAGVDRIMDMARTALNVIGNALAVLVIARWEGMYDDAKGQRYWNSLPHWRSKEAVPAGKTASK from the coding sequence ATGAAGAAGGCAAAGCTAAGCCTCGCCTGGCAGATCCTCATCGGTCTGGTACTGGGGATTGCAATTGGCGCTTTACTGAACCATTTCAGTGCAGAAAAGGCATGGTGGATCAGCAACGTCCTGCAACCTGCTGGTGACATCTTCATTCGCCTGATCAAGATGATCGTCATCCCGATCGTGATTTCGTCGCTGATCGTGGGTATCGCCGGGGTTGGCGATGCGAAAAAACTCGGCAGTATTGGCCTTAAGACCATTATTTACTTCGAGGTGGTGACCACCATCGCCATCGTCGTCGGCCTGGTGCTGGCCAACTTGTTCCACCCGGGCGCCGGCATCGACATGAGCACCCTGGGTACCGTCGACATTTCCAAGTATCAGGCCACGGCGGCCGAAGTTCAGCACGAGCATGCGTTCATCGAGACCATTCTCAACCTGATCCCGTCGAACATCTTCGCAGCGCTGATGCGCGGTGAGATGTTGCCGATCATCTTTTTCTCGGTTCTGTTCGGCCTGGGCCTGTCGAGCCTGCAGGCAGACATCCGCGATCCGCTGGTGAAAACCTTCCAGGGCGTTTCCGAAGCCATGTTCAAGGTCACTCACATGATCATGAACTACGCGCCAATCGGTGTGTTCGCGCTGATCGCCGTGACCGTCGCCAACTTCGGCTTCGCCTCGCTGCTGCCGTTGGCCAAGCTGGTGCTGCTGGTGTACTTCGCCATCGCCTTCTTCGCCTTCATGGTGCTTGGCCTGATTGCCCGCCTGTTCGGCTTCTCGGTGATCAAGCTGATGCGCATCTTCAAGGACGAACTGGTACTGGCCTACTCCACCGCCAGCTCCGAAACCGTGCTGCCGCGCGTGATCGAGAAGATGGAAGCTTACGGCGCGCCGAAAGCCATCTGCAGCTTCGTGGTCCCGACCGGCTACTCGTTCAACCTTGACGGTTCGACCCTGTACCAGAGCATCGCGGCGATCTTCATCGCCCAGCTGTACGGCATCGACCTGTCGTGGAGCCAGCAGTTGCTGCTGGTCCTGACCCTGATGGTCACCTCCAAAGGCATCGCTGGTGTGCCGGGTGTTTCCTTCGTGGTCCTGCTGGCTACCCTGGGCAGTGTTGGCATCCCGCTGGAAGGCCTGGCCTTCATTGCTGGTGTCGACCGCATCATGGACATGGCCCGTACTGCGCTCAACGTGATCGGCAACGCCCTGGCGGTACTGGTTATCGCCCGTTGGGAAGGCATGTACGACGATGCCAAAGGTCAGCGCTACTGGAACTCGCTGCCGCACTGGCGCAGCAAGGAAGCCGTACCGGCTGGCAAAACTGCTAGCAAGTAA